A single window of Aphidius gifuensis isolate YNYX2018 linkage group LG1, ASM1490517v1, whole genome shotgun sequence DNA harbors:
- the LOC122847829 gene encoding organic cation transporter protein-like has product MNKICGSFLNFRPEFECYDRNISLSNNTCDDCDEFIFNTDIVSVSTTTEWNLVCEREWMRSTSESLLMTGVMIGSICLGSLSDHMGRRPVFLVSLIIQLIAGMAIVFSPNYITYVILRLIVGISLGGIFTTTYVMALEMVGPTKRRITGICYHLFWTTGYVLVGVLAYFFRNWRNLQLAMNLPLIFFLIYWWFMPESTRWLLTKGKIEKAKEILQAAAKENKKIISIDTLDQLLAKNQVETADESSMITLILKYPNLRKKTIIICVNWILISCTYFSLSFGAANLSGYHFLNHIISGLVEAPVYITLIFIVDIFGRKKILFGSIILTGISLVATGLFINYPDVHIVMYMLGKIGVTAAFGTFYLFTAEQYPTIVRNAGVGAAAMSIGIGGIIATRAGELVS; this is encoded by the exons ATGAATAAAATATGTGGATCATTTCTTAATTTTAGACCAGAATTTGa atgTTATGATCGAAACATatctttatcaaataatacatgtgatgattgtgatgaatttatttttaatacagaTATTGTAAGCGTATCAACAACGACAgag tgGAATTTAGTTTGTGAAAGAGAATGGATGAGATCAACATCAGAGTCTCTCCTTATGacag GAGTCATGATTGGAAGCATTTGTCTTGGAAGTTTGTCTGATCATATGGGTCGTCGTCCAGTATTTCTTGTCTCTTTGATTATTCAACTTATTGCTGGAATGGCAATTGTATTTTCACCAAATTATATTACTTATGTTATACTGAGATTAATTGTGGGCATTTCACTCGGTGGAATTTTCACAACAACTTACGTCATGG caCTAGAAATGGTTGGCCCTACAAAACGTCGAATAACTGGTATTTGTTATCACCTTTTTTGGACAACTGGATATGTACTTGTTGGAGTATtggcatatttttttcgtaattgGAGAAATCTTCAACTTGCCATGAATTtaccattaatattttttctaatttattggTG GTTCATGCCTGAGTCAACACGTTGGCTACTTACCAAgggtaaaattgaaaaagctaAAGAAATACTTCAAGCAGCagctaaagaaaataaaaaaataatatcaattgatacaCTTGATCAACTTCTTGCTAAGAATCAAGTTGAGACTGCTGATGAATCTTCAATGattactttaattttaaaatatccaaatttaaggaaaaaaacaattatcatttgtGTCAATTG GATTTTGATAAGCTGTACGTATTTCAGTTTATCGTTTGGTGCTGCGAATCTTAGtggttatcattttttaaatcatattatttCTGGTCTTGTTGAAGCACCAGTTTATATTactcttatttttattgttgacatatttggtagaaaaaaaatactctttGGTTCTATAATTTTAACCGGAATTTCCCTCGTAGCTACAGGGCtgtttataaatt atcCTGATGTTCATATTGTCATGTACATGCTTGGAAAAATTGGTGTAACAGCAGCATTTGGTactttttatctatttactGCCGAACAATATCCAACAATTGTTAGAAATGCTGGAGTTGGTGCTGCTGCAATGTCCATTGGTATTGGCGGAATAATTGCCACACGGGCTGGCGAACTTgttagttga